In Thauera sedimentorum, the following are encoded in one genomic region:
- a CDS encoding HesA/MoeB/ThiF family protein: MNDDQLLRYSRHILLPEIDVEGQEAILGARVLVVGAGGLGSPAAMYLAAAGVGTLVLADGDTVDLTNLQRQILHSEQGVGMSKVESGRQTVHRLNPLVRVETLAVRLEGEALDEQVAAADVVLDCCDNFATRHAVNRACVRHRRPLVSGAAIRFDGQVSVFDLRREGGPCYNCLFPEGLEVEEVRCAVMGVFAPIVGMIGTTQAAEALKLIIGCGTSLDGRLLLLDGLAMEWRSVSLARDPACTVCGTERPTA, translated from the coding sequence ATGAACGACGATCAACTGCTGCGTTACAGCCGCCACATCCTGCTGCCCGAGATCGATGTCGAGGGGCAGGAGGCCATCCTCGGCGCCCGGGTCCTGGTCGTCGGCGCGGGCGGCTTGGGCTCGCCCGCCGCCATGTATTTGGCCGCGGCCGGTGTCGGCACCCTGGTGCTGGCCGATGGCGACACCGTCGATCTCACCAACCTGCAACGCCAGATCCTGCACAGCGAGCAGGGCGTCGGCATGAGCAAGGTCGAGTCCGGCCGGCAGACGGTACATAGGCTCAATCCCCTGGTGCGCGTCGAGACCCTGGCCGTGCGTCTCGAAGGCGAGGCCCTGGACGAGCAGGTGGCGGCGGCCGACGTGGTGCTCGACTGCTGTGACAACTTCGCCACCCGGCATGCGGTCAACCGCGCCTGCGTGCGCCATCGCCGGCCGCTGGTGTCCGGCGCTGCGATCCGCTTCGATGGTCAGGTATCGGTTTTCGATCTGCGGCGCGAGGGCGGCCCCTGCTACAACTGCCTGTTCCCGGAGGGGCTGGAGGTCGAGGAAGTGCGCTGCGCGGTGATGGGCGTGTTCGCGCCCATCGTCGGCATGATCGGCACGACCCAGGCGGCCGAGGCGCTGAAACTGATCATCGGCTGCGGCACCTCGCTCGACGGCCGCCTGCTGCTGCTCGACGGGCTGGCCATGGAGTGGCGCAGTGTCAGCCTGGCGCGCGACCCGGCCTGCACGGTTTGCGGGACGGAGCGCCCAACGGCCTGA
- a CDS encoding S41 family peptidase, which translates to MRSKLQNLGLIFTGVLAGVLISLNFSANADKATMAPLPVEELRAFADVFNAIKQGYVEPVEDKKLITHAISGMLSNLDPHSAYLDVEAFKDLQVGTQGEFGGLGIEVGMEDGFVKVISPIEDTPAFRAGVQAGDLIVKLDDTPVKGMSLNDAVKRMRGKPSTRITLTIMRKGETAPIVVTLTREVIKVRSVRSNVVEPGYGYVRVAQFQENTAASLVEHLGKLTREGPLKGLVLDLRNDPGGLLHGAVGVAGAFLPSETLVVSTDGRAEDAKREYRVIPEDYLRGRRDDFLRALPPEIRDVPMVVLVNGGSASASEIVAGALQDHKRAVVMGTQTFGKGSVQTILPLNNNTAIKLTTARYYTPSGRSIQAKGIEPDIVVEESVNGSSRRIREADLQGHLGNDRSPEEAAPPAEQGGADQEEPQVRFEMGGKDDYQLSQAISLLKGLQIVQNKK; encoded by the coding sequence ATGCGTAGCAAGTTGCAGAACCTCGGGCTCATTTTCACCGGCGTGCTCGCCGGCGTCCTGATCAGTCTGAATTTTTCCGCCAATGCCGACAAGGCGACGATGGCGCCCCTGCCGGTCGAAGAGCTGCGAGCCTTTGCCGATGTGTTCAACGCCATCAAGCAGGGCTACGTCGAGCCGGTCGAGGACAAGAAGCTGATCACCCATGCGATCAGCGGCATGCTCTCGAACCTCGATCCGCATTCGGCCTACCTGGACGTCGAGGCGTTCAAGGACCTCCAGGTCGGCACGCAGGGCGAGTTCGGCGGCCTGGGTATCGAGGTCGGCATGGAAGACGGCTTCGTCAAGGTGATCTCGCCGATCGAGGACACGCCCGCGTTCCGCGCCGGCGTGCAGGCGGGCGACCTCATCGTCAAGCTGGACGATACCCCGGTCAAGGGCATGTCGCTCAACGATGCGGTCAAGCGCATGCGTGGCAAGCCGAGTACCCGCATCACCCTGACCATCATGCGCAAGGGCGAGACCGCACCCATCGTGGTCACTCTCACGCGCGAGGTCATCAAGGTGCGCAGCGTGCGCTCCAACGTCGTCGAGCCGGGTTACGGCTACGTGCGTGTCGCGCAGTTCCAGGAGAACACTGCGGCTTCGCTGGTCGAACATCTCGGCAAGCTCACCCGCGAAGGCCCGCTGAAGGGCTTGGTGCTCGACCTGCGCAACGATCCGGGCGGCCTGCTGCATGGCGCGGTCGGTGTGGCCGGCGCCTTCCTGCCGTCGGAGACTCTGGTGGTGTCCACCGACGGACGCGCCGAGGACGCCAAGCGCGAGTACCGCGTGATCCCCGAGGACTACCTGCGCGGCCGGCGTGACGACTTCCTGCGCGCGCTGCCGCCGGAGATCCGCGACGTGCCGATGGTGGTGCTGGTCAATGGCGGCTCGGCCTCCGCGTCCGAGATCGTCGCCGGCGCGCTGCAGGATCACAAGCGCGCGGTGGTCATGGGCACGCAGACCTTCGGCAAGGGCTCGGTGCAGACCATCCTGCCGCTGAATAACAACACCGCGATCAAGCTCACCACGGCGCGCTACTACACGCCGAGCGGGCGCTCCATCCAGGCCAAGGGCATCGAGCCGGACATCGTGGTCGAGGAGAGCGTCAATGGCTCCTCGCGCCGTATCCGTGAAGCCGACCTGCAGGGCCATCTGGGCAACGACCGCTCGCCCGAGGAAGCTGCACCGCCGGCCGAGCAGGGGGGCGCCGATCAGGAGGAGCCGCAGGTGCGCTTCGAGATGGGCGGAAAGGACGATTACCAGCTCAGTCAGGCGATCAGCCTTCTAAAGGGTCTGCAGATCGTCCAGAATAAAAAGTAG
- a CDS encoding murein hydrolase activator EnvC family protein has translation MPALSSHRFLALAATLLIGLLPLGESAANPASEAEQRRADLDEVKQRIRALQKEIAATEESHGGATAALVAAEREVSRLKRRLRQLAGERLEAERAIARLERERAEVQARIDARQTELGEWLRRHYMYGGADGVAPFLSSRDPNQLARDAHYLEHLGRARLALIDVLRGDLRHKAELATAEAARRDRLAALEAEQQARQGELQAVQETRKRAVAELAAQLKGQRREEASLRQDEQRLGRLIDALARAARAQQRAREQAAANASRQRSGTVKSPSQSAEPVVGRVREAAAPGATSVAFDKLRGKLRFPVRGELVGRFGAPRAEGGTSWRGVFIRAAGGEDVRAVAAGEVVYSDWLRGFGNLIIIDHGKGYLTVYGNNDALLREVGDGVAGGDPIASVGSSGGGEESGLYFEIRHEGRPVDPMQWVRLD, from the coding sequence ATGCCAGCACTATCGAGTCATCGATTCCTCGCCCTTGCCGCCACGCTTCTGATCGGGCTGTTGCCGCTCGGCGAGAGTGCCGCCAATCCCGCGAGCGAGGCCGAGCAGCGGCGTGCGGATCTGGACGAGGTCAAGCAGCGCATCCGTGCCCTGCAGAAGGAAATTGCCGCAACCGAGGAGTCGCATGGCGGCGCCACCGCGGCCCTGGTCGCTGCAGAGCGCGAGGTGTCGAGGCTCAAGCGCCGCCTGCGGCAACTGGCCGGCGAGCGGCTGGAGGCCGAACGGGCGATCGCCCGCCTCGAGCGCGAACGCGCCGAGGTCCAGGCGCGTATCGACGCCCGTCAGACAGAACTGGGCGAATGGTTGCGGCGGCATTACATGTACGGCGGCGCCGACGGCGTTGCGCCCTTCCTGTCCTCGCGTGACCCCAACCAGCTCGCGCGCGACGCCCATTACCTGGAGCATCTCGGTCGCGCCCGATTGGCGCTGATCGACGTGTTGCGCGGGGATCTCCGGCACAAGGCGGAACTCGCGACCGCAGAGGCGGCGCGCCGCGACCGCCTGGCCGCCCTCGAGGCGGAACAGCAGGCGCGGCAGGGCGAGTTGCAGGCGGTGCAGGAGACACGCAAGCGCGCAGTGGCCGAGCTGGCGGCGCAGCTGAAAGGGCAGCGCAGGGAAGAGGCGAGCCTGCGCCAGGACGAGCAGCGGCTCGGCCGCCTGATCGACGCTCTGGCGCGCGCCGCACGCGCTCAGCAGCGTGCACGCGAACAGGCCGCGGCCAACGCCTCGCGCCAGCGCTCCGGCACGGTCAAGTCGCCCAGCCAGTCGGCCGAGCCGGTCGTCGGCCGGGTGCGCGAGGCGGCTGCTCCGGGCGCGACTTCGGTGGCCTTCGACAAGCTGCGCGGCAAGCTGCGTTTTCCGGTGCGCGGAGAACTGGTTGGCCGCTTCGGCGCTCCAAGGGCGGAGGGTGGCACGAGCTGGCGCGGTGTGTTCATCCGGGCGGCGGGTGGAGAAGATGTGCGTGCAGTGGCGGCGGGCGAGGTGGTGTATTCGGATTGGCTGCGCGGTTTCGGCAACCTGATCATCATCGACCACGGCAAGGGTTATCTCACCGTGTATGGCAATAATGACGCCCTGCTGCGCGAGGTGGGCGACGGGGTGGCCGGTGGCGACCCGATTGCCAGCGTGGGGAGCAGCGGGGGCGGCGAAGAATCCGGTTTATACTTTGAAATCCGCCATGAGGGCAGGCCGGTGGACCCGATGCAGTGGGTCAGGCTCGATTAG
- a CDS encoding ArsR/SmtB family transcription factor: MNKDDIFTLIDRHEHIETAARALKAIAHPLRLKILCVLGDTEVCVQDIVDAVGTSQSNISQHLAILRDKGVLQTRKDANRVFYRVGDQRTLQLIVLMREVFCSDKPGN; encoded by the coding sequence GTGAACAAAGACGACATCTTCACGCTCATCGACAGGCACGAGCACATCGAGACCGCCGCCCGGGCACTGAAGGCCATCGCCCATCCCTTGCGACTGAAGATCCTGTGCGTGCTCGGTGACACCGAGGTCTGCGTGCAGGACATCGTCGATGCCGTCGGCACCTCGCAGAGCAACATCTCGCAGCATCTGGCCATCCTGCGCGACAAGGGCGTGCTGCAGACGCGCAAGGACGCCAATCGCGTGTTCTACCGCGTGGGCGACCAGCGCACGCTGCAGCTCATCGTGCTGATGCGCGAAGTGTTCTGCAGCGACAAGCCGGGCAACTGA
- a CDS encoding rhodanese-like domain-containing protein, with protein MEFLQQNWHWAALAAFSGTWLLIEAVRAKADKSLLSPIEATLLINREDAVVIDVREDGEYNKGHIPNARHIPLKDLERRKGELDKLRDRPLILCCASGARSAGAIAALKKSGFEKLFNLRGGLYEWEKAGQPVDRGRNKDKGKKK; from the coding sequence GTGGAATTCCTGCAACAGAACTGGCACTGGGCCGCGCTGGCGGCATTCAGCGGCACCTGGCTGCTGATCGAGGCGGTGCGTGCCAAGGCCGACAAGTCGCTGCTTTCGCCGATCGAGGCCACCTTGCTGATCAACCGCGAGGACGCGGTGGTGATCGACGTGCGCGAGGACGGTGAATACAACAAGGGGCACATCCCCAACGCACGCCACATCCCGCTGAAGGATCTCGAACGGCGCAAGGGCGAACTCGACAAGCTGCGCGACCGCCCGCTCATCCTGTGCTGCGCCAGCGGCGCCCGTTCGGCCGGTGCCATCGCCGCGCTGAAGAAGTCCGGTTTCGAGAAGCTCTTCAACCTGCGCGGCGGCCTCTACGAATGGGAGAAGGCCGGCCAGCCGGTCGACCGCGGCCGCAACAAAGACAAGGGGAAGAAGAAGTGA
- the grxC gene encoding glutaredoxin 3: MYATGVCPYCVRAEALLKRKGIDSVEKIRIDLDPERRDEMMQLTGRRTVPQIFIGDYHVGGCDDLYALDREGKLDPLLQGGA, encoded by the coding sequence ATGTACGCCACCGGCGTGTGCCCCTACTGCGTCCGCGCCGAGGCGCTGCTCAAGCGCAAGGGCATCGACAGCGTGGAGAAGATCCGCATCGACCTCGACCCCGAGCGCCGCGACGAGATGATGCAGCTCACCGGGCGCCGCACGGTTCCCCAGATCTTCATTGGCGATTACCATGTCGGCGGCTGCGACGACCTTTACGCGCTCGACCGCGAAGGCAAGCTGGACCCGCTGCTCCAAGGCGGCGCCTGA
- the secB gene encoding protein-export chaperone SecB, whose translation MTENAQPVFSIEKLYVKDLSLEVPNAPQIFLDRETPQINVQLRTDGNGVDDGIFDVTLTVTVTATLGEDKTVFLVEVQQAGIFQIRNIPEGELEPVLMIGCPNILFPYAREAVSDAVTRAGFQPVMLAPVNFEALYQAQQQQRAGAEAPVQ comes from the coding sequence ATGACCGAAAACGCCCAACCCGTGTTCAGCATCGAGAAGCTGTACGTCAAGGATCTCTCGCTGGAAGTGCCGAACGCGCCGCAGATCTTCCTCGACCGCGAGACCCCGCAGATCAACGTGCAGCTGCGCACCGACGGCAACGGCGTCGATGACGGCATCTTCGACGTGACCCTGACCGTCACCGTCACCGCCACCCTGGGCGAGGACAAGACCGTGTTCCTGGTCGAAGTCCAGCAGGCCGGCATCTTCCAGATCCGCAACATCCCCGAAGGCGAGCTCGAACCGGTGCTGATGATCGGCTGCCCGAACATCCTCTTCCCCTACGCCCGCGAGGCGGTATCGGACGCGGTGACCCGTGCGGGCTTCCAGCCGGTCATGCTCGCCCCGGTCAACTTCGAGGCCCTCTACCAGGCTCAGCAACAGCAGCGCGCCGGGGCCGAGGCGCCGGTGCAGTAA
- a CDS encoding SH3 domain-containing protein → MRTPFRSAALAAALALLAGTAQAIDFRSVSEPAILFDAPSAQGKRLYIIAPGTPVEVVVVLDKWVKVRDPRGALSWIEARQLVDKRTVLVSAERTTARRSPDEAAPVAFEAVKDVVLELAGSAPNGWVSVRHRDGATGFLRVTDVWGL, encoded by the coding sequence ATGCGCACGCCTTTCCGTTCCGCGGCCCTGGCCGCCGCCCTCGCCCTGCTTGCCGGCACTGCCCAGGCCATCGACTTCCGCTCGGTGAGCGAACCGGCCATCCTCTTCGACGCCCCGTCGGCCCAGGGCAAGCGCCTCTACATCATCGCGCCCGGCACGCCGGTCGAAGTGGTGGTGGTGCTCGACAAGTGGGTCAAGGTGCGCGACCCCCGCGGCGCGCTGAGCTGGATCGAGGCGCGGCAACTGGTCGACAAGCGCACCGTGCTGGTGAGTGCCGAGCGCACCACCGCGCGGCGCAGCCCGGACGAAGCCGCTCCGGTCGCCTTCGAGGCGGTCAAGGACGTCGTGCTGGAACTGGCCGGCAGCGCCCCCAATGGCTGGGTGAGCGTCCGCCACCGCGACGGCGCCACCGGTTTCCTGCGCGTCACCGACGTGTGGGGGCTGTAG
- a CDS encoding NAD(P)H-dependent glycerol-3-phosphate dehydrogenase gives MRIAVLGAGAWGTALALAFHGPHSVTLWARNTVHVGAMRNERENRRYLPGVPLPDTLNLTDDLAEGARGADLHLVVTPLSGLREAVRRLQQIQPGTPLVWACKGLEAGSGRLPHEIVAEELGEDAPCGVLTGPSFAAEVARGQPTAITLASRDADFIERWLPILHQPLLRVYANNDLVGAEIGGAIKNVMAIAAGVSDGMGFGLNARAALITRGLAEIARLAVALGGRPETLMGLAGMGDLILTCTGDLSRNRRVGLALAQGKTLDDILRELGHVAEGVSTAREVAALAARHGVEMPLCEAVDALLHQGLSAEQAVDQLLARDPKHE, from the coding sequence ATGCGGATCGCCGTCCTTGGAGCCGGCGCCTGGGGCACCGCCCTGGCCCTGGCTTTCCATGGCCCGCATTCCGTAACGCTGTGGGCCCGCAACACCGTGCATGTAGGCGCGATGCGCAACGAGCGCGAGAATCGCCGCTACCTGCCGGGCGTGCCCCTGCCCGATACGCTGAACCTGACCGACGACCTGGCGGAGGGAGCCCGCGGAGCGGACCTGCATCTGGTCGTCACGCCGCTGTCGGGCCTGCGCGAAGCCGTGCGCCGCTTGCAGCAGATCCAGCCCGGAACACCGCTGGTCTGGGCCTGCAAGGGGCTGGAAGCGGGTAGCGGACGCCTGCCGCACGAGATCGTTGCCGAGGAACTCGGCGAAGACGCACCCTGCGGCGTGCTGACCGGCCCGAGTTTCGCCGCCGAAGTGGCGCGCGGCCAGCCCACCGCGATCACCCTTGCATCGCGCGACGCCGACTTCATCGAACGCTGGCTGCCCATCCTGCACCAGCCCCTGCTGCGCGTATACGCGAACAACGACCTGGTAGGCGCCGAGATCGGCGGCGCCATCAAGAACGTCATGGCCATCGCGGCCGGGGTCTCCGACGGCATGGGCTTCGGCCTGAACGCCCGTGCCGCGCTGATCACCCGCGGCCTGGCGGAGATCGCCCGCCTGGCGGTGGCCCTGGGCGGAAGGCCGGAAACCCTGATGGGCCTGGCCGGCATGGGCGACCTCATCCTCACCTGCACCGGCGACTTGTCACGCAACCGCCGCGTCGGCCTGGCGCTGGCCCAGGGCAAGACGCTGGACGACATCCTGCGCGAGCTCGGACACGTCGCGGAAGGGGTGTCCACCGCACGCGAGGTCGCCGCCCTGGCGGCCCGCCACGGCGTCGAGATGCCACTGTGCGAGGCGGTGGACGCGCTGTTGCATCAGGGTCTGTCCGCCGAGCAGGCGGTAGACCAGCTCCTCGCCCGCGACCCCAAACACGAGTAA
- a CDS encoding tRNA (cytidine(34)-2'-O)-methyltransferase: protein MFDIVLFQPEIPPNTGNVIRLSANCGARLHLVKPLGFEISDRTLARAGLDYHDLAHVSIHEDWSACLAALAGRRIFAFSTRGRRRYDEVRYQSGDVLLFGRETSGLPDEILGALPPAQRLRIPMRPANRSVNLSNAVAVAAFEAWRQHDFAGAAVPD from the coding sequence ATGTTCGACATCGTCCTTTTTCAGCCCGAAATTCCGCCGAACACAGGCAACGTGATTCGATTGTCGGCCAACTGCGGCGCCCGGCTGCATCTGGTGAAGCCGCTCGGCTTCGAGATCAGCGACAGGACGCTCGCGCGCGCGGGGCTGGACTATCACGACCTGGCCCATGTGAGCATCCATGAAGACTGGAGCGCCTGCCTGGCGGCACTGGCGGGCCGGCGGATCTTTGCCTTCAGCACGCGCGGGCGCCGGCGCTACGACGAGGTGCGATACCAGTCCGGGGACGTGCTGCTGTTCGGCCGCGAGACCAGCGGCCTGCCGGACGAGATCCTCGGCGCGCTGCCGCCGGCCCAGCGCCTGCGCATCCCGATGCGTCCGGCCAATCGCAGCGTCAACCTCTCGAATGCCGTGGCGGTGGCGGCGTTCGAGGCATGGCGGCAGCACGATTTCGCCGGTGCGGCCGTGCCGGACTGA
- a CDS encoding ComF family protein, translating into MSNPTSFQRVFRVVADLLAPQDCFVCGGASGGDAVCPACLAELPRQPELACPVCALPTPGGAVCGHCLNAPPAFDATRALFSYAFPVDRMVQALKYHHRLALARFFADGLQRMPASGGVDLLLPMPLHVQRLRRRGFNQAVEIARPLARAWGLPLELAAVRRERDVPAQAGLARAARIANLRGAFRCERPLAGLHVLVVDDVMTTGASLNELARTLKRQGAARVENLVLARTP; encoded by the coding sequence TTGTCAAACCCGACTTCCTTTCAGCGCGTGTTCCGTGTCGTCGCCGACCTGCTCGCGCCGCAGGATTGCTTCGTCTGTGGCGGCGCTTCCGGCGGCGACGCGGTGTGTCCGGCCTGCCTGGCGGAGCTGCCCCGCCAGCCCGAGCTGGCCTGCCCGGTGTGCGCGCTGCCCACTCCGGGGGGCGCAGTGTGCGGCCACTGCCTGAATGCGCCGCCGGCCTTCGACGCCACGCGGGCGCTGTTCAGCTATGCCTTCCCGGTCGACCGCATGGTGCAGGCGCTGAAGTATCATCACCGCCTCGCGCTGGCGCGCTTCTTTGCGGACGGCCTGCAGCGAATGCCGGCGTCAGGGGGCGTGGATCTGCTCTTGCCCATGCCCCTGCATGTGCAGCGCCTGCGGCGGCGAGGCTTCAACCAGGCGGTGGAAATTGCGCGCCCGCTCGCCAGGGCCTGGGGCCTGCCGCTGGAACTGGCCGCGGTTCGGCGCGAACGCGATGTCCCGGCACAGGCAGGTCTGGCCCGCGCGGCGCGCATCGCCAACCTGCGTGGCGCCTTCCGCTGCGAGCGGCCGCTGGCGGGGCTGCACGTCCTGGTGGTGGACGATGTGATGACCACCGGCGCCAGCCTCAACGAACTCGCCCGCACCCTGAAGCGCCAGGGCGCCGCGCGGGTGGAAAACCTGGTGCTTGCCCGGACTCCGTAA
- the bioB gene encoding biotin synthase BioB, with protein MTMTSIAGVAERPAAPISPNGTDRHLWQVSEVQALFEMPFMDLVFRAQQVHRAHFDANAIQRSTLLSIKTGGCSEDCGYCSQSARYDTGLERERLLPLDEVLDNARAAKAKGASRFCMGAAWRGPKDNDLEPVLEMVREVKKLGLQTCVTLGMLKEGQAEKLADAGLDYYNHNLDTAPEFYGQVITTHSQQDRLDTLGEVRKAGINVCSGGIVGMGESRRARAALIAQLANLPTPPESVPINNLVPIPGTPMAEAEPIDPFEFVRTIAAARITMPTSYVRLSAGRQQMSDEMQALCFLAGANSMFYGDRLLTTDNPGADRDEQLFERLGLKSI; from the coding sequence ATGACAATGACTTCGATCGCAGGCGTCGCAGAACGCCCCGCAGCCCCCATCTCCCCCAACGGTACCGACCGCCACCTGTGGCAGGTCTCTGAAGTGCAGGCCCTGTTCGAGATGCCCTTCATGGACCTGGTGTTTCGCGCCCAGCAGGTCCACCGCGCGCATTTCGACGCCAACGCCATCCAGCGTTCCACCCTGCTCTCCATCAAGACCGGCGGCTGCTCGGAAGACTGCGGCTACTGCTCGCAGTCGGCACGCTACGACACCGGCCTCGAGCGCGAGCGCCTGCTGCCGCTCGACGAGGTGCTGGACAATGCCCGTGCCGCCAAGGCCAAGGGCGCCTCGCGCTTCTGCATGGGCGCGGCCTGGCGCGGCCCCAAGGACAATGACCTCGAACCGGTGCTGGAGATGGTGCGCGAGGTCAAGAAGCTCGGCCTGCAGACCTGCGTGACCCTGGGCATGCTCAAGGAGGGTCAGGCCGAGAAGCTCGCCGACGCCGGCCTCGACTACTACAACCACAACCTCGACACCGCGCCCGAGTTCTATGGCCAGGTGATCACCACCCACAGCCAGCAGGACCGCCTGGACACCCTGGGCGAGGTGCGCAAGGCGGGCATCAACGTGTGCAGCGGCGGCATCGTCGGCATGGGCGAATCGCGCCGTGCGCGCGCCGCGCTGATCGCCCAGCTCGCCAACCTGCCCACCCCGCCCGAATCGGTGCCGATCAACAACCTGGTGCCGATTCCGGGCACGCCGATGGCCGAAGCCGAGCCCATCGACCCCTTCGAGTTCGTGCGCACCATCGCCGCGGCGCGCATCACCATGCCCACCAGCTACGTGCGCCTGTCGGCCGGACGCCAGCAGATGAGCGACGAGATGCAGGCGCTGTGCTTCCTCGCCGGCGCCAACTCGATGTTCTACGGCGACCGCCTGCTGACCACCGACAACCCGGGCGCCGACCGCGACGAACAGCTCTTCGAACGGCTCGGACTCAAGTCCATCTGA
- a CDS encoding methyltransferase domain-containing protein has translation MPAPQDFALDRALVRRRFAAAAARYDGADVLARELARRMDERLEYIRIEPSRILDLGCGPGADLALLAARYPQAGLLGVDFAQPMLAEASGRERAARGLLGRLLGRRNATPLLCADAAALPLARTSVSMVWSNLMLNWLHDPLPALREMHRVLEVGGMLMFSTLGPDTLRELRDVLPADAGERVHRFIDMHDIGDALVQAGFADPVMDMEMLTLTYADFDSLLADLRLPGCGNAASSRPRGLSGRGGWEAARSRYETLRRDGRLPATFELIQGHAWKAAPKTTEDGRAIVRFQPRPL, from the coding sequence GTGCCGGCCCCGCAGGATTTCGCGCTAGACCGCGCGCTGGTGCGCCGCCGCTTCGCCGCGGCCGCCGCTCGCTATGACGGGGCGGACGTGCTCGCGCGCGAACTCGCCCGGCGCATGGACGAGCGGCTGGAATACATCCGCATCGAGCCCAGCCGCATCCTCGACCTGGGCTGCGGACCGGGTGCCGACCTGGCCTTGCTCGCCGCACGCTATCCGCAGGCCGGGCTGCTCGGGGTCGACTTCGCGCAACCGATGCTGGCCGAAGCATCCGGCCGCGAGCGCGCTGCGCGCGGCCTGCTGGGGCGCCTGCTCGGCCGCCGGAATGCCACGCCGCTGCTGTGCGCCGACGCCGCCGCACTGCCGCTGGCGCGCACCAGCGTGTCCATGGTGTGGTCCAACCTGATGCTGAACTGGCTGCACGACCCGCTGCCCGCGCTGCGCGAGATGCACCGCGTGCTGGAAGTCGGCGGCATGTTGATGTTCTCCACCCTGGGGCCGGACACCCTGAGGGAGTTGCGCGATGTCCTGCCCGCAGATGCCGGCGAGCGGGTGCACCGCTTCATCGACATGCATGACATCGGCGACGCGCTGGTGCAGGCGGGTTTCGCCGATCCGGTGATGGACATGGAGATGCTCACCCTGACCTACGCCGACTTCGACAGCCTGCTGGCCGACCTGCGCCTGCCGGGCTGCGGCAACGCAGCCAGCAGCCGTCCGCGCGGCCTGAGCGGGCGAGGCGGATGGGAGGCCGCCCGCTCGCGGTACGAAACCCTGCGACGCGACGGCCGCCTGCCGGCCACCTTCGAGCTCATTCAGGGGCATGCCTGGAAGGCCGCGCCCAAGACCACCGAGGACGGACGCGCGATCGTCCGCTTCCAGCCCCGCCCACTCTGA
- a CDS encoding pyrimidine 5'-nucleotidase, translating into MTQAPVWLFDLDNTLHNASPHIFPHINRSMTAYLERHLGLSTDEANALRVGYWRRYGATLTGLMRHHGTDPHHFLDETHRFDRLHELMVFDRALGGLLRTLPGPKIVFSNGPQRYAETVLELMGVRRLFADVFGIERMKLHPKPAIRAYREVLRAHRLNPRRCILVEDSPDNLRTARRLGIRTVWVSRSLRSPAYVDLKIASVLDLRRGMSGLLR; encoded by the coding sequence ATGACCCAAGCCCCCGTCTGGCTGTTCGACCTGGACAACACGCTGCACAACGCCAGCCCGCACATCTTCCCGCACATCAACCGCAGCATGACCGCCTACCTGGAGCGCCATCTGGGGCTGAGCACCGACGAGGCCAACGCCCTGCGGGTCGGGTACTGGCGGCGCTACGGCGCAACGCTCACCGGCCTGATGCGCCACCACGGCACCGATCCGCATCACTTCCTCGACGAGACCCACCGCTTCGACCGCCTGCACGAACTGATGGTCTTCGACCGCGCCCTCGGCGGCCTGCTGCGCACGCTGCCCGGGCCGAAGATCGTGTTCTCCAACGGTCCGCAGCGCTATGCCGAGACGGTCCTCGAGCTGATGGGCGTACGGAGGCTTTTCGCCGACGTGTTCGGCATCGAGCGCATGAAGCTGCACCCCAAGCCGGCGATCCGCGCCTACCGCGAGGTCCTGCGCGCGCACCGGCTCAATCCGCGCCGCTGCATCCTGGTCGAGGATTCGCCCGACAACCTGCGCACCGCGCGCCGCCTCGGCATACGCACCGTGTGGGTCAGCCGCAGCCTGCGCAGCCCCGCCTACGTGGATCTGAAGATCGCCTCGGTGCTCGATCTGCGCCGCGGCATGAGTGGCCTACTTCGCTGA